The following DNA comes from Pirellulales bacterium.
GACAAGGCTCATTCGTCATGTCCCGTATCGGCAAGAAACCGGTTTCCATTCCCGGCGGCGTCAAGGCCGGCATCGAGGGACGCACCGTCTCGATTGAAGGTCCGCTCGGGAAGCTCTCCTGGGAGTTCCGTCCCGAAGTGACGGTCGAGGCCGACGCCGGCGCGAACGAAATGCGCGTCTCGCGCAAGTCGGAGGACCGGCTCTCGCGATCGTTGCACGGCCTGACTCGCGCCATGATCCAGAACATGATCGTCGGCGTCACGCAGGGCTACGAGAAGCGGCTCGAGATCGTGGGGGTCGGCTATTTGGCGGCCGTACAGAAGGACGTGCTGCAGGTGCGTGTCGGCTTCGCGAACGAAGTCCACACGAAGATTCCACCGGGGCTGACGGTGACCTGCCCCGATCAGACGCACGTGCTGATCAAGGGCATCGACAAGCAGTTGGTCGGTCAGTTTGCGGCCGAGATTCGCTCGATTCGCAAGCCAGAGCCCTACAAGGGCAAG
Coding sequences within:
- the rplF gene encoding 50S ribosomal protein L6, which gives rise to MSRIGKKPVSIPGGVKAGIEGRTVSIEGPLGKLSWEFRPEVTVEADAGANEMRVSRKSEDRLSRSLHGLTRAMIQNMIVGVTQGYEKRLEIVGVGYLAAVQKDVLQVRVGFANEVHTKIPPGLTVTCPDQTHVLIKGIDKQLVGQFAAEIRSIRKPEPYKGKGVRYEGEAVRRKAGKAVVK